In bacterium BMS3Abin02, the following proteins share a genomic window:
- a CDS encoding 8-oxoguanine deaminase, which translates to MSATTPGMVCAHHHLYSALARGMPAPPKTPTSFLEILEQVWWRLDTALDLDMLEWSAKLGALEALEQGTTVIVDHNESPNAIEGSLSVIADACAEVGVRVVCAYGITDRHGHEAAERGLAENERFIRAGGKGLVGIHAAFTCTDESLESAAGIARDLGVGVHVHVAEGEADIDASRRLGALAQDDWLLIHAVHLPTDHGFSGTIVHNPRSNLNNAVGYANPARFANPVALGTDGIGAAMIESFRLAYVMQRSVDVTASPETAWGWLEEGWCIAPEALDDLVTWSYEPMDPWHLAFTSGVRPLKVEIAGEVVFEDGKPTRVDAKEIRAKAREQALRLHARL; encoded by the coding sequence ATGTCGGCCACAACTCCAGGAATGGTTTGCGCACATCATCACCTCTACTCGGCGCTCGCACGGGGCATGCCCGCTCCGCCGAAGACACCGACCAGTTTCCTGGAGATTCTCGAACAAGTGTGGTGGCGTCTGGACACCGCGCTCGATCTCGACATGTTGGAGTGGTCGGCAAAGCTGGGCGCACTGGAGGCTCTGGAGCAGGGCACCACGGTGATCGTGGATCACAACGAGTCGCCGAACGCCATCGAGGGAAGCCTCTCGGTCATCGCAGACGCCTGTGCGGAAGTGGGGGTTCGAGTGGTGTGTGCGTATGGCATCACGGACAGGCACGGACACGAGGCGGCAGAGAGAGGCCTGGCCGAGAATGAACGCTTCATCAGGGCCGGTGGTAAGGGGTTGGTGGGCATTCATGCAGCGTTTACTTGCACGGATGAGAGTCTCGAATCCGCGGCGGGGATCGCGCGAGACCTCGGGGTTGGAGTGCATGTCCACGTCGCGGAAGGCGAGGCCGACATCGATGCCTCCCGGCGACTTGGCGCGCTCGCGCAGGACGATTGGCTTCTCATCCATGCGGTGCACCTGCCCACCGATCATGGCTTTTCCGGGACGATCGTGCACAATCCGCGCTCGAATCTCAACAATGCCGTCGGCTACGCGAACCCGGCCCGGTTCGCCAACCCGGTTGCCTTGGGAACCGATGGAATCGGTGCCGCGATGATCGAGTCGTTCCGTCTCGCATACGTCATGCAACGCTCCGTGGACGTGACCGCGAGCCCGGAGACGGCATGGGGCTGGCTCGAAGAAGGCTGGTGTATCGCACCGGAGGCACTCGATGATCTGGTGACCTGGTCGTACGAGCCCATGGACCCGTGGCACCTCGCGTTCACTTCCGGTGTGCGTCCGCTGAAGGTCGAGATCGCCGGCGAGGTCGTCTTCGAGGACGGGAAACCGACACGGGTCGATGCGAAGGAGATTCGCGCGAAGGCCCGTGAGCAGGCCTTGCGACTCCACGCCCGGCTATGA
- the gltD_1 gene encoding glutamate synthase [NADPH] small chain, translating into MSDRFHPISMRQLSRWVFSELAEKDSIFGVPRSAFFVPSPDDHFRTNKYGYPMDNPFGVAAGPHTQMAQNIVVAWLNGARFIELKTVQTLDELDVSKPCIDCQDEGYNVEWSQELKIHESFDEYLRAWVLIHALHRKLGFRGDGPGMIFNMSVGYDYAGIRRPNVQWYLDQMSDASDHLDGYVDIVAEDYPDVHDVDIPTRLSDTITLSTMHGCPPDEIEKISKYLMRERVLHTSVKSNPTLLGPERVREILHDDLGYVDVAVPDEAFEHDLRYDDAVAMFRRLLRVAHSMGVTFGVKLSNTLEVLNFREVFEETTMYMSGRALHAITVNVANELNEEFNGDLPISFAGGADAFNVPALLRSGMKSVTVCSDLLKSGGYMRMLQYFETTDAAMDLVGATDLTDFIARSAIRDPGFSDFVSILSTTSFSDTGLNPDVDECEALAGLLSGGFEGSASEAIRDWGVRRGLTETEVGEFGDEVVKALARINLRTYASQVRQAWELKKGSFLRDRSKTTRPLGLFDCIEAPCEDECPVNQRVPEYMRAVQEGDWDRAVEVTRRDNPIPTILGDVCDHLCELTCIRTHYDEPLAIRDIKRFIMQHETDPNLIPQAPPNGIRVAIIGTGPAGISAAERLAMNGFSVTMFEQHPYPGGMVAGAIPEYRLPRHEIDHDLEALDELGVEIRYGQTAGKDFTISDLRGQGYAYIIVSVGAQIGKRLGLEGEDAAGVIDALHFLREAREGHPVPVGKRVAVIGAGDTAMDCARTAWRLGADEVTVVYRRTIDQMPADREEVRALLEEGIGVEELASPVGLHIEGGALTGLVCVRNEYRGDRDGSGRKIPHPIEGSEFELPFDMLILAISQDALIDFFGEEMPRLTDRGYLEVDPLTLETSVGGVFAAGDVAGSGPASIVKAAADGKTVAAVIVTREGGEVGPAPRVLPDVSVVEIQVRKAHREYRVPITHVPVADRRNFAISTFPYTIEEARAEAARCLDCDLYCSICVGVCPNMALMTYVSEPITMDLPVVTINDGASQVTDHTPFRVEQGYQIVVLTDFCNECGNCVTFCPTAGEPYRDKPRLYLNREDFLAETDNAFMLSESDGVPSMQGRFSGETHEIELNGSLAYRGTVGSARLDPNTFAVLDATGAEGSVFGFEEAATMYAILRGLQDSMPQLPRIGGEDKGRIPPPQFVS; encoded by the coding sequence ATGTCTGACCGATTCCACCCAATCTCGATGCGCCAACTCAGCCGCTGGGTCTTCTCGGAGCTGGCAGAGAAGGACAGCATCTTCGGCGTTCCGCGCTCGGCCTTCTTCGTTCCCTCCCCGGACGATCACTTTCGCACCAACAAGTACGGCTATCCGATGGACAACCCGTTTGGCGTGGCAGCCGGGCCACACACGCAGATGGCACAGAACATCGTCGTCGCCTGGCTGAACGGTGCACGTTTCATCGAGCTGAAAACCGTGCAGACGCTCGACGAGTTGGACGTGTCCAAGCCATGCATCGACTGTCAGGACGAGGGCTACAACGTCGAATGGTCCCAGGAGCTGAAGATCCATGAATCGTTCGACGAGTACTTGCGCGCCTGGGTGCTGATCCATGCGCTCCATCGCAAGCTCGGATTCCGCGGGGACGGTCCCGGGATGATCTTCAACATGAGTGTCGGATACGACTACGCGGGTATCCGCCGGCCGAACGTGCAGTGGTACCTCGACCAGATGAGCGACGCCTCGGACCATCTCGACGGCTACGTCGACATCGTGGCAGAGGACTATCCCGATGTGCACGACGTCGACATCCCCACCCGGCTGTCGGACACGATCACCCTCTCCACCATGCACGGCTGCCCACCGGACGAGATCGAGAAGATCAGCAAGTACCTCATGAGGGAGCGGGTTCTCCACACCAGTGTGAAGTCGAATCCGACACTCCTCGGCCCGGAGAGGGTTCGCGAGATCCTTCACGACGACCTGGGGTACGTCGACGTTGCCGTGCCGGACGAGGCGTTCGAACACGACCTGCGCTACGACGACGCCGTGGCGATGTTTCGACGTCTCCTTCGTGTCGCACATTCGATGGGCGTCACCTTCGGTGTGAAGCTCTCCAACACCCTCGAGGTCTTGAACTTCAGAGAGGTCTTCGAGGAAACGACGATGTACATGTCCGGGCGCGCACTGCATGCGATCACGGTGAACGTTGCCAACGAGCTCAACGAGGAGTTCAACGGAGATCTTCCCATCTCGTTCGCCGGCGGAGCCGACGCATTCAATGTCCCGGCGCTGCTGCGGTCGGGAATGAAGAGCGTCACCGTGTGCTCCGACCTGCTCAAATCCGGCGGGTACATGCGGATGCTGCAGTACTTCGAGACGACCGACGCGGCGATGGATCTCGTCGGAGCGACGGACCTCACCGACTTCATCGCCCGCTCTGCAATCCGCGACCCGGGGTTCAGCGATTTCGTGTCGATCCTGAGCACGACATCGTTCAGTGACACGGGCCTGAATCCCGATGTGGACGAGTGCGAAGCGCTGGCCGGTCTTCTCTCCGGGGGGTTCGAAGGAAGTGCATCGGAGGCGATCCGGGATTGGGGAGTGCGGCGAGGCTTGACGGAGACGGAGGTCGGAGAGTTCGGCGATGAGGTGGTGAAGGCTCTGGCGAGGATCAACCTGCGGACCTATGCGAGCCAGGTTCGACAGGCATGGGAACTCAAGAAGGGCTCATTTCTTCGAGACAGATCCAAGACGACCCGTCCGCTGGGGCTCTTCGACTGTATCGAAGCTCCCTGCGAGGACGAATGCCCGGTAAACCAGCGCGTGCCCGAGTACATGCGCGCGGTCCAGGAAGGAGACTGGGATCGAGCTGTCGAGGTGACCCGTCGGGACAACCCGATTCCGACGATCCTGGGCGACGTCTGCGACCACCTCTGTGAGCTCACGTGCATCAGAACCCACTACGACGAGCCCCTTGCGATTCGCGACATCAAGCGTTTCATCATGCAGCACGAAACAGACCCGAATCTGATTCCCCAGGCGCCGCCGAACGGCATACGGGTCGCAATCATCGGTACGGGGCCGGCAGGAATATCGGCTGCCGAACGTCTCGCGATGAACGGGTTCTCGGTGACGATGTTCGAACAACATCCCTATCCGGGCGGCATGGTGGCCGGAGCGATTCCCGAGTACCGCCTACCCCGGCACGAAATCGACCACGATCTCGAGGCTCTCGACGAACTCGGTGTGGAGATTCGCTACGGACAGACGGCAGGCAAGGACTTCACCATCTCCGACCTGCGAGGACAAGGGTACGCCTACATCATCGTGAGCGTCGGGGCGCAGATCGGCAAGAGGCTCGGTCTGGAAGGCGAAGATGCTGCCGGTGTGATCGACGCTTTGCACTTCCTGAGAGAGGCACGGGAGGGGCACCCGGTACCGGTCGGGAAACGTGTGGCCGTCATCGGGGCCGGTGACACTGCGATGGACTGTGCGCGGACGGCTTGGCGCCTTGGGGCGGACGAAGTCACGGTCGTCTACCGGCGGACGATCGACCAGATGCCGGCCGATCGGGAAGAAGTCCGCGCACTCCTCGAGGAGGGCATCGGCGTGGAGGAGTTGGCAAGTCCCGTCGGCCTTCACATCGAAGGAGGTGCTCTCACAGGATTGGTCTGTGTCCGCAACGAATATCGCGGGGATCGGGACGGGTCCGGACGCAAGATCCCGCATCCGATCGAGGGCTCCGAGTTCGAGCTTCCCTTCGACATGTTGATCCTGGCCATCAGTCAAGACGCGCTGATCGACTTCTTCGGAGAGGAGATGCCGCGCCTCACCGATCGCGGATACCTCGAAGTCGATCCGCTCACGTTGGAGACTTCGGTCGGAGGGGTCTTCGCCGCGGGCGATGTTGCGGGGTCCGGTCCGGCCTCGATCGTCAAGGCCGCGGCCGACGGCAAGACCGTGGCAGCGGTAATCGTCACACGAGAAGGCGGCGAGGTGGGACCCGCTCCCCGGGTGCTGCCCGACGTTTCCGTTGTGGAAATCCAGGTGCGAAAAGCCCATCGGGAGTATCGCGTTCCGATCACTCATGTCCCGGTCGCCGACCGGAGGAACTTCGCCATCTCGACTTTCCCGTACACGATCGAGGAGGCTCGAGCGGAGGCCGCACGCTGTCTCGACTGCGACCTGTATTGCAGCATCTGCGTGGGGGTGTGTCCCAACATGGCGCTCATGACGTATGTTTCGGAGCCGATCACGATGGATCTCCCGGTCGTCACGATCAACGACGGAGCGTCGCAGGTGACCGACCACACTCCGTTTCGTGTGGAACAGGGCTATCAGATCGTGGTGCTGACGGACTTCTGCAACGAATGCGGCAACTGCGTCACGTTCTGCCCGACCGCAGGCGAGCCGTATCGTGACAAGCCTCGTCTGTACCTGAACCGCGAAGACTTCCTTGCCGAGACCGACAATGCCTTCATGCTGTCCGAGAGTGATGGAGTGCCATCGATGCAGGGGCGGTTCTCGGGAGAGACTCACGAGATCGAGCTGAACGGCTCCCTGGCGTATCGGGGGACCGTTGGGTCGGCTCGCCTCGACCCGAACACCTTCGCCGTTCTCGACGCGACCGGCGCCGAAGGCTCCGTTTTCGGGTTCGAGGAAGCAGCCACCATGTACGCGATCCTGCGTGGGCTGCAGGATTCGATGCCGCAGCTGCCTCGGATCGGTGGCGAGGACA